A window from Anomalospiza imberbis isolate Cuckoo-Finch-1a 21T00152 chromosome 8, ASM3175350v1, whole genome shotgun sequence encodes these proteins:
- the C8H10orf143 gene encoding uncharacterized protein C10orf143 homolog — protein sequence MAAVPVRGRRGALGPEAAGEPECKRVCRLLDTIPREAGTQLLDCAMDVDSRQKLLPDSAPWAAKTRQNSMILENHGSKSISQPCPRCVAGESGHFSHILGF from the exons aTGGCCGCGGTGCCGGTGCGGGGCCGGCGTGGGGCGCTCGGGCCGGAGGCAGCCGGGGAGCCGGAATGC AAGCGGGTGTGCCGACTGCTGGACACCATCCCACGGGAGGCTGGTACCCAGCTCTTGGACTGTGCCATGGATGTGGATTCCAGGCAGAAACTTCTTCCTGACTCTGCTCCCTGGGCTGCAAAGACAAGGCAGAATTCCATG ATTTTGGAAAATCATGGGAGCAAAAgcatttcccagccctgcccgagATGTGTTGCTGGAGAATCT GGCCACTTCAGTCACATCCTGGGCTTCTAG